In the genome of Pseudorca crassidens isolate mPseCra1 chromosome 14, mPseCra1.hap1, whole genome shotgun sequence, one region contains:
- the POLE4 gene encoding DNA polymerase epsilon subunit 4 isoform X1 codes for MAAVATGNGAFQEEEGTGGDAAAPQPHAPTSAPGARLSRLPLARVKALVKADPDVTLAGQEAIFILARAAELFVETIAKDAYCCAQQGKRKTLQRRDLDNAIEAVDEFAFLEGTLD; via the exons ATGGCGGCTGTGGCGACTGGAAACGGGGCTttccaggaggaggagggcaCCGGTGGGGACGCAGCGGCTCCGCAGCCCCATGCCCCGACGAGTGCGCCCGGGGCTCGTCTCTCGAGGCTGCCTCTGGCGCGAGTGAAGGCCTTGGTGAAGGCGGACCCCGACGTGACGCTCGCAGGACAGGAAGCCATCTTCATTCTGGCACGAGCCGCG GAACTGTTTGTGGAAACCATTGCAAAAGATGCCTACTGTTGTGCTCAACAGGGGAAGAGGAAAACCCTTCAGAGGAGAGATTTGG ATAATGCAATAGAAGCTGTGGATGAATTTGCTTTCTTGGAAG
- the POLE4 gene encoding DNA polymerase epsilon subunit 4 isoform X2 yields the protein MAAVATGNGAFQEEEGTGGDAAAPQPHAPTSAPGARLSRLPLARVKALVKADPDVTLAGQEAIFILARAAELFVETIAKDAYCCAQQGKRKTLQRRDLGTLD from the exons ATGGCGGCTGTGGCGACTGGAAACGGGGCTttccaggaggaggagggcaCCGGTGGGGACGCAGCGGCTCCGCAGCCCCATGCCCCGACGAGTGCGCCCGGGGCTCGTCTCTCGAGGCTGCCTCTGGCGCGAGTGAAGGCCTTGGTGAAGGCGGACCCCGACGTGACGCTCGCAGGACAGGAAGCCATCTTCATTCTGGCACGAGCCGCG GAACTGTTTGTGGAAACCATTGCAAAAGATGCCTACTGTTGTGCTCAACAGGGGAAGAGGAAAACCCTTCAGAGGAGAGATTTGG